The stretch of DNA AGGGGACACCGGCTACTAGAACAGTAATCCAAGCATCGCGTCCAGACTTATCTAGAAGAACTGGGATGACCATCACATGATTCATTAGTCCAGTGCTTATCATAATAATAAAGAATAACTGTAAGACCGTAATCTTTTGATTTACCATTCCATCCTCCCTCCGTTCTATGATATGTTTTCCAAAATCTGAGTAAATATTTAGGATAGTGGATAGCTTGAATCGCAAAAGAAGATAAAACAAAAAAGACCTATCTCATTTACGTAAGATAGGTCAACAACAGCTAATTATTAAAATTCCGTATCTATAGATACTCTATTCAATTTAATTTCGCTCTTAGTCGTAGATCGCATATTAAAAAGAAGAAACAATACCCCACCTAGAATTTGAATTATATACGATGGTATAAGAGTTAAAAGCACTCCTGAGATTACTAGAGCCACTGGAAGCATGGTCTTTCCAATACTAATGCCAATGCTTAGTACTCGGCCCCTATATTTATCTGGAATCTCATTTTGCATGATATATGAAAAAGGTATGTCAATTAGAGCCACGATCGCACCAATAAAAAACATGACAATACTGTAAAAAATGACGAAAAAAAGTAAAGTAAATGGCCATTTTTCTAAAATGACTGGTAGTCCTGTGATGATTATTAAAATCGATAATGAAACACTCAAATATCGTATGAGCGAGGAATAAGGAATCTTCTTTGTAAGTTTTTTTACCATTAGAGCTCCTACAATCATTCCTACTGGAAAAGAGCCTTGAATAATACCGAAATTCCCTGTTCCAAGTTTCAGTACCGTATTTACGATATAGGGAATTGGAACCGTCACAGTAAAGCCAAGAAAGAAATTTAAAGAAATTAAAAGGACAAACAAATTCATGATGTTCTTTCTTTCCAATACATAATAAAACCCTTCCTTTATTTCCTTAAAAAAATTTATCTCCATTCTTGGTTCTTTTGGCGGTTCAACATTGGATTGTTGTTGGAACTGTTTGAAATTAATTAACATCATCGATATTCCAGATAAGATGAAGGTGATCCCATTAAAGATAAGAAAAGATCTAATATCAAAAATGGCAAAGACTACTCCTCCTAAAATCGGTCCCATTATGGAGGATACTGAATCAATGATTTTACTAATGGAATTGATATTCATCAGCATACTTTTAGATACAATATTTGGCTTTGCCGATTCCATTCCAACTCCAAAAAAAGTGCTAAACACTGTCATCAGGATGGTCGTAACATAAATGAGCCAAAGTTTAAATCCAACTATTCCACTTAAGATAAAAACCACAACTAACAACACTCCGTTTAACAAATCCATTGATACGATTAATTTTTTCTTGTTAAATTTATCAGCAATAACTCCTGCAAAAGGATTGATTATAATCATCGGAATGATCCCCAAAATGAGGGTAGTTGCAAAACTGAGCGACGAACCCGTCAATTTCAACACATAGAGTCCTAACGCAAATTGATAAATCGCTGTACCAAATATTGATATGGTCTTCCCTGTAGAATAGAGAAATACATTTTTTATTTCTGTTCGGTTCCTTCCTCCATTAACACTGAACGGTAAAATAATCATCAAGTATCTGCCTCCATTACCTTTTATAAATAAAGTGTAAGTGGTGGAGTGAACCCTACATCAATAGCCTTTATGAAGGAAATTTTATAAAAAAAGTAAAAAAGATAGGGTTAACCCTACCTTTTGCCGAAAAATGAATAACTAAATATTTCTTCTCCTTGGACAAAAAAATCTTCGTACTTTCCTCCTTTCTCGATGGATTCAGAAGTCCGCTCCTCAATGGGGATATACCCTAGCTTCCTAATATTTTGCTTAATTTTACTGTCTGTAAAATTGTCACGATAGTTGGCTTCAATTTTACTTTTATGGCTGAAATTTTTAAAAGCTAAATAGGACCCCAATAAATATCCATCTAATTTAATTAGAGAATCCACTTCACGAAGTAAAAACGCTTCATGTTCAAAACTGTAATTGCTAGTGCCTGAATGATCGATAACGATATCAACCGTTTGTTTGGATATTGGTATGTCTAGAAAGTCTCCGCAAATAAAAAGTAAATTTCGTTTAGAACCGGTTCTTTCTAGTAAGCTTTTTAGAAACTGGTGCCTCTCTAGATTGTGATCAACAGCAATGTACAGGCAATCATCCGGTAATTCTTGATACATATTCCGTAGAAAAAAACCGAATCCAGACCCTAATTCGAGTATAACTTTTTTGTGTAAATCAATTTGACCAAGTTTCCTTTTTGACCAGTGCAGCCCTTTGTTCATATTTTCTAAATAAAGCGGATCCGTTTCCTGAATATACTCTGGAATATTATTTAAATGCGAAACTTGATCGTTTGAGACGATTGTTTGACCTGTTTGACCTACTCTTAAGATTCCCGATTCAATAAGGTACACTTGGTCACAGTGACAGGTCAGTTTGCCTTCATCAATCTGATTGTTCCTGATGATCCCGTCCTGAAGAGTGAGCGACTTAGCACATTTATTACATCTGAAAATGTCGAGTAGGCTTAAATCAATCCCTATCGTATGGCATGACTCTGAAGAAGGAGTGGTTAACTGGTCTAATTTTTGTTGAAGCCTATCTTGCATGTCTTTTAAACTCTTTATTTCATATTCTAGCTTCTCATGTTTATCCATGAATAGAGATTGATAAAAGGCATCTCTTTCATAATCGGTAAACTTCCCAAGGTTCTTATAGTGAAAAATCATCTTAATTTCGTTTAACTGAAAGCCCATCCCTTTTAATTCTAGAATAAGCTCCAAGTCATTTTGACAGTTCTCATCAAAATAATAATGTCCTCCTTGCTTTTCAGGCACGATTAACCCCAAATCCATATAGTGTCTAATCGCATCTATACTTATTTCATTCACTTTTCCGAACTGTCCGATTCTCATGTTTCATCACCATGACTTATTTATTTTTATATATGACTAGTTCTGCACTTAAATGAAAAATACCTACAAAATATTAACTTTTTCTGAAATACGGAATCCTTTTAACAGCTAGGCTCTAATCAAAAGAACTAGTGCCTCTTCCTTCTCCAAAACATTCCATTTGCTTTTCAGTGCCTTCAGAAAATACAATTCTATTATAGATAATAGCTTTAATGAAGGAGCATTCCATGTACGTTCATCGTGACTTTCCTGACTTTTCGTGGTCGAATTCAAGGCATAAGACCTTTTTAGAGTGTGCGCGAAAGTATTATCATCAATATTATGAATCTCATAATGGCTGGCTGTATGAGTCCCCAGAAGAAAACAAGGCAGCGTATCGTTTGAAAAATATTAAAAATATCCCTATCCTTTTGGGGGATGAAATCCATAAAGTCATTGATCGGCAGTTGAAGAACTTCCTAAATGACAAAGGTTTATTAACTGAAAATGAGCTGATGGGGATGGTTACGCAGAATCTTAACAGGGCCTATCTTGATTCCACTAAGTATCGTCAGCATTGGTTTCAGAAGCCAAAGCGGCACCAAATGCTCCATGAAATATATTATGGAGAGGGCCTTAGCCCGGAGGAAATTAGTGCTGCCAAAATCAAGCTAGAGTTGTGCGTGAAAAATTTCTTCACGAGTAAAACCTATCAAGATATCCTAACAAAGGTAGAAATGCATGTATTACATTCCGAGGATTTTCAAACGTTTGAAGTCAATGGTGTGGATGTATTCGTGGTGTTGGACTTTGTGTACAAAGATGTGAGTCAGGAGAAATGGATTGTGGTCGATTGGAAGACGGGGAAAGAGTCAGAGGATGATAGGAAACAGCTGGCGTTTTATGCCCTCTTCCTTTCAAGAGAACACAAAATACCAGTCGAAGATATTGTATTGCGTAATGAATATTTGTTATCCGGTAAGTGCCAGGAGTATCAATTGACTCCGTTTGAAATCGAGTCGGCTCAACAGCTGATGCATGATAGCATCTATCATATGTTGAACTACTTAGAGGATCCTGTTAAGAATAAGCCGCTTGGTAAAGAGCAGTTTGAGATGAAGCAATCTAAAAGATGCTATAGCTGTAATTTTAGAGAGAAATGTGAAAAAGTCCACCTAAAATAACCTTTTGGTGGACTTTTAACTTATACGAACTAACACTGCTCAAGAATCCCCGTCTCAAGTTATCTTGTACACGGATAAATTTACTCAATTATAAAATTTTATATACTATTGCCTGATATGGTCTCATATTCAGTTCTTCAGAAGAATCTGATTGATCCTTATAATTGGTGATAATAATTTTCTTTTCTAAGACAGAAACGAATTCCGGCAGTTTCACTTCTACTTGCTGTTCCGAGATATTCAATACTACCAGCCACCTCTCCTTATCCCATTCACGAATGAAAGAATAGATTTGCTCATGGTCCTCTAAGATTTCTTGAAAATCACCATATACCATTACTTCATTTTCTTTTCTAAGCTGGATCAGCTTTTTGTAAAAATAAAAAACAGAATCAGGGTCAGCAAGTGCTTGAGCTATGTTTATTTCCTTATAATTCGGATTTACTTTTATCCATGGTGTACCTTCAGTAAAACCACCATTTACCGAATCATCCCATTGGACAGGTGTACGCGAATTATCACGTGAAAGATGAAGCAAACTCTCAAACACTTCCTCAGGGTCCCGCCCTTTCCCCACTTCCTCTTTATATTTATTCTTCATGGCAATATCATGATAATCTTCTATGGAGTTAAATCGGACCCCAGTCATACCAATTTCTTCTCCCTGGTAAATGTAGGGCATTCCAGGCAGCGTGTGTAACAGGACAGCAAAACACTTAGCTGACTCTACTCTATAGATATTATCATTTCCAAACCGTGTTACTAAGCGTGTGTGGTCATGATTATTTAAAAATTGTGAGTTTTCCATCCTTTGCCCCACATTCCCTTATACCAACGTCTTTGGATTTCTTTAAACCGCTGCATATCCCAATGAGACATATAATCGCAGACTTCAAAATGGAATAAGGTGTGAAGTTCACGTCGATCTTCGCCTACATACAAAAGACCATCCTCAGGGGTAACAAAAGGGATTTCACCAACCGTAAAAATATCATAATGTTGCAATACTACCTCATGCATTTCCTTAAGATATTCATGAATGCCAGGGTTATTGCCTAAGTAAGAAATATCCTCCGGGTTTTCCGCATTAGGGAATCCTGTTTGTTTGGCAAGGAGGTTAATAACATCCATTCGAAATCCATCAATACCTTTATCCAGCCAAAACTTCATGAATGAATACACTTCTTTACGAACCATTGGGTTCTCCCAATTCAAATCTGGCTGTTGAACAGCAAAAGAGTGAAAATAATACTCTCCTGTCTTTTCGTCAAATTCCCATGTAGACGGGGTAAAGTAAGAACGCCAATTATTTGGTTCCTTTCGCCAAATATAGTAATCTCTTTTTGGATTATCTATGGACGACCGTGATTCTTTAAACCATGGATGTTGATCTGAAGTATGGTTCACGACTAGATCCATGATTAGTTTCATCCCTCTGTTATGCACTTCCTGAAGAAGTCGATCAAAGGTTTCCATCGATCCAGCTTTCGACATGACAGACTGATAATCAGATATATCATACCCGTTATCAACATCCGGGGAATCATAACAAGGATTTAGCCAAATCACATCTACACCCAAATGTTGAATATAGTCTAGCTTTTGGATCACACCTTCTAAATCCCCATAACCGTCCCCATCCGTATCGTAAAAACTTCTCCAATATACCTGATAAACCACCGATTCTTTCCACCAGGTTTTTTTCATTTCTTTCATTCCTTTACTTTTTTATAATTGAAACTATTCCTTCTTAAACCCGAGCGAGGTATTGGCTGGCAGTATAATTGACAGCAAAACCGGTAGTATTTTGAAGAGTGTCTACGGCAAACAGATTCTGTTTCTCTTTATTGCGGAATACTTTTAATGAGAGAAAGCCGGCTCCAATATGTATATTTTCAACTAATAGTTCATCTATAAGATCCGGTAACACTGGAGCTAAGGTAATTTCCTTTTCTAATGCATTTGGGGTAATCCCAAGCATTGCTTGTAATAATACAATGGAGGTTCCTGCTGACCACGCTTGCGGTGAACAAGTTGAAGGATATGGAACAGGGGATCCCAACTCTGATTCATTCCCGCAAAAAAGTTCAGGTAACCGCTGATATTCAAATGACTTAGAAGCCTCTAATAAGCCGGTAATCACCATGCTGGATTCAGCCTGATAGCCTAAGCGGCTTAATCCCAGCAGAATCATCGCATTATCATGCGGCCATATGCTTCCATTATGATAGCTCATTGGATAATAACCAGTTGCTTCCGTACTCATCGTCCGGATACCGTATCCGCTAAACATATCGCTTGAAAGTAATCTCCCCGTAATTTTATCTGTTCGAAAAGAACTTGGAAGACCAGAAAACAAAAGATGACCCGGATTAGATGTTACGGATTTTACCTGTTGTTGAGCTCTATCTAAGGCAATGGCGTAATATTGCTCTTCTTCCATCCAGAAGGCATTCTCAAATGCACTTTTTAATTCCTCTGCTTCTCGTGCTAATTTTTCCGCTAGGCTTTCTTCACCCAATAAACTAAAAATAGGTGAAAGACCATTTTTGGCTTGATATACATACCCTTGAACTTCTGCTAAGGCAATCGGTGACTTCGCATATTCACCTGTTTGATGAACAACAGAATTGCTTGAATCCTTCCAACCCTGATTAGGGAAGCCCTTCTCCGCCTCTTGATGGTAAGTTAAGAAGCCAGACTCTTTCATCACATCATCCATACATTCCAAGGCAAGTAAAATGTTTGGCATTAATTCCTTAATAAGTGACAAGTCACCCGTCCAGCGGTAATATTCTCCCGCCAATACAAGGAATAATGGGGTAGCATCGACAGATCCATAATAAGGAGCAAAGGGTGACTGATTAGTATTCACGAGCTCCCCATATCTTATTTCATGCATGATTTTACCAGGCTGCTCATCCCTCCAAATGTCTGTACTAGATCCTTGATAGGCTGCTAATGTTCTCAAGGTACCTTTTACTTTTTCCGAATTTAGCGGAAGCATAAATAATGATGTAATAAGACTGTCCCGGCCAAAAGGAACCGCAAACCAAGGCAGTCCTGCTACTGGTGTTTCACCATAGCCAACATCCGTCATTAACATCCGTAAATCCTGGCTTCCACGCTGGTACAATTCGTTGAAAACAGGGGAGTTCGTCGTTACCTTTGTAGTTTCCTCGTACCATTTTTGATATGAACTTTCTAGCTGTAGATAGGCCTCTTCGTAGGACAGGACCGCGCCAGATGTCCCATCGATAATTGGAACGATGAAAAAGCATATACTCTCTTGTTCCTTTGGTTCCAAGGTGAACGAAAAATGAATATTTCCATCACTATCTATTTGTGCATCTTTTTTATTCCAATGAATTTCCGTCTCTCTTAGTACCTCGTCAGCCCCATGATATCGGATAGACCAAGCCTGCTCATCCACTTCTTTACTGAAAATTTCGCCTACATTCCCAGTACGGTACTTTCGGACAATAAACATATCCTGGAAATCCGCATCAAAAGCCATTGAGAAATCAAAGGTTGTGGTACGCGGGAAGAAATTAGTAAAGGAAAGCTTCTCGTACAGCACACCATCATAAATCAAACGGTCTCTTACAATCTCGATCGCACCGTCATCTTTTTTTTCCTTCATTAATCTGAAGGTTGCCACATAGCTTTTATCTGCTGATGATGAGAGCAGCGAAGGCTTTTCTCCATCAATATAAATTTCCATTCGGCTTAAAAAGCGGGTATCCTTCGTATATAAACCATGGCCACTTTCATTGCTTACTGTAATATCGCCGTTTTTATCGGTAAGGACAAAAAAGTCGCCTTCTTTGATCACTTGATAATCCATATTTTCTCTACCTCTTTATTAAAAAATTTTTTCGAATAGGGGAAAATTCAATTCATCGAAATTAACCTTTAATCCCAGAGTTTGATATACCTTCAATATATTGTCTTTGGAAGATAAAGAAAAAGATTAAAATCGGTAACGTGGATAGAACAACTCCAGCCATTATTAATGGTGTATTTTCAAAAGCCATATCTTTCACACTATTTAATCCAACCACTAATACATATTTTTCAGGGACATTCGCTAAGGTACTTGGAATAAGATAACTGTTCCATGTGCCCGCAAACGCAAGAATGGACATGGTAATCAGAGATGGCTTGGCTAATGGATAGACAATTTTCCAAAAAGCCCCCATTTTCGTTAAACCATCAATTCTAGCTGCCTCAATTAACTCGTTCGGCACACTTCTAAAAAACTGTCTAAGCATAAAGATATATAGGCTTTGGTATAAAAAGGGAACCGTTAACGCTAAAAAGGTGTTTAACCAGCCGATTTTTGCCATATTTACATATACAGGGATTAAAATCATATGATACGGAATCATCATCGTAGCAACGACAATCCATTCGATTGCCTTTTTTCCTTTGAAATTTAACTTTGCTAGAGCAAAGGCCGCCATTGGATTAATAATCAGGTTACCGATGATAACCACACCTGTCATGATGAACGTATTAAGCAGCCACTTGGGCACATTATAAGCATCGTTTGTAAAGAAGGTTTTGTAATTATCTATAGTCCAGCGTCCGACTCCGACCACTTTATTAACGTCTTCCATCTTCAAGAACGAAGTGTAGATTGTATATAAGAATGGCAAGATAAAA from Bacillus sp. SLBN-46 encodes:
- a CDS encoding MFS transporter; this translates as MIILPFSVNGGRNRTEIKNVFLYSTGKTISIFGTAIYQFALGLYVLKLTGSSLSFATTLILGIIPMIIINPFAGVIADKFNKKKLIVSMDLLNGVLLVVVFILSGIVGFKLWLIYVTTILMTVFSTFFGVGMESAKPNIVSKSMLMNINSISKIIDSVSSIMGPILGGVVFAIFDIRSFLIFNGITFILSGISMMLINFKQFQQQSNVEPPKEPRMEINFFKEIKEGFYYVLERKNIMNLFVLLISLNFFLGFTVTVPIPYIVNTVLKLGTGNFGIIQGSFPVGMIVGALMVKKLTKKIPYSSLIRYLSVSLSILIIITGLPVILEKWPFTLLFFVIFYSIVMFFIGAIVALIDIPFSYIMQNEIPDKYRGRVLSIGISIGKTMLPVALVISGVLLTLIPSYIIQILGGVLFLLFNMRSTTKSEIKLNRVSIDTEF
- a CDS encoding MerR family transcriptional regulator, with translation MRIGQFGKVNEISIDAIRHYMDLGLIVPEKQGGHYYFDENCQNDLELILELKGMGFQLNEIKMIFHYKNLGKFTDYERDAFYQSLFMDKHEKLEYEIKSLKDMQDRLQQKLDQLTTPSSESCHTIGIDLSLLDIFRCNKCAKSLTLQDGIIRNNQIDEGKLTCHCDQVYLIESGILRVGQTGQTIVSNDQVSHLNNIPEYIQETDPLYLENMNKGLHWSKRKLGQIDLHKKVILELGSGFGFFLRNMYQELPDDCLYIAVDHNLERHQFLKSLLERTGSKRNLLFICGDFLDIPISKQTVDIVIDHSGTSNYSFEHEAFLLREVDSLIKLDGYLLGSYLAFKNFSHKSKIEANYRDNFTDSKIKQNIRKLGYIPIEERTSESIEKGGKYEDFFVQGEEIFSYSFFGKR
- a CDS encoding PD-(D/E)XK nuclease family protein; this translates as MYVHRDFPDFSWSNSRHKTFLECARKYYHQYYESHNGWLYESPEENKAAYRLKNIKNIPILLGDEIHKVIDRQLKNFLNDKGLLTENELMGMVTQNLNRAYLDSTKYRQHWFQKPKRHQMLHEIYYGEGLSPEEISAAKIKLELCVKNFFTSKTYQDILTKVEMHVLHSEDFQTFEVNGVDVFVVLDFVYKDVSQEKWIVVDWKTGKESEDDRKQLAFYALFLSREHKIPVEDIVLRNEYLLSGKCQEYQLTPFEIESAQQLMHDSIYHMLNYLEDPVKNKPLGKEQFEMKQSKRCYSCNFREKCEKVHLK
- a CDS encoding amylo-alpha-1,6-glucosidase, with the protein product MDYQVIKEGDFFVLTDKNGDITVSNESGHGLYTKDTRFLSRMEIYIDGEKPSLLSSSADKSYVATFRLMKEKKDDGAIEIVRDRLIYDGVLYEKLSFTNFFPRTTTFDFSMAFDADFQDMFIVRKYRTGNVGEIFSKEVDEQAWSIRYHGADEVLRETEIHWNKKDAQIDSDGNIHFSFTLEPKEQESICFFIVPIIDGTSGAVLSYEEAYLQLESSYQKWYEETTKVTTNSPVFNELYQRGSQDLRMLMTDVGYGETPVAGLPWFAVPFGRDSLITSLFMLPLNSEKVKGTLRTLAAYQGSSTDIWRDEQPGKIMHEIRYGELVNTNQSPFAPYYGSVDATPLFLVLAGEYYRWTGDLSLIKELMPNILLALECMDDVMKESGFLTYHQEAEKGFPNQGWKDSSNSVVHQTGEYAKSPIALAEVQGYVYQAKNGLSPIFSLLGEESLAEKLAREAEELKSAFENAFWMEEEQYYAIALDRAQQQVKSVTSNPGHLLFSGLPSSFRTDKITGRLLSSDMFSGYGIRTMSTEATGYYPMSYHNGSIWPHDNAMILLGLSRLGYQAESSMVITGLLEASKSFEYQRLPELFCGNESELGSPVPYPSTCSPQAWSAGTSIVLLQAMLGITPNALEKEITLAPVLPDLIDELLVENIHIGAGFLSLKVFRNKEKQNLFAVDTLQNTTGFAVNYTASQYLARV
- a CDS encoding carbohydrate ABC transporter permease translates to MESRARFFKLSNYTIIIILGLFFILPFLYTIYTSFLKMEDVNKVVGVGRWTIDNYKTFFTNDAYNVPKWLLNTFIMTGVVIIGNLIINPMAAFALAKLNFKGKKAIEWIVVATMMIPYHMILIPVYVNMAKIGWLNTFLALTVPFLYQSLYIFMLRQFFRSVPNELIEAARIDGLTKMGAFWKIVYPLAKPSLITMSILAFAGTWNSYLIPSTLANVPEKYVLVVGLNSVKDMAFENTPLIMAGVVLSTLPILIFFFIFQRQYIEGISNSGIKG